The proteins below are encoded in one region of Ricinus communis isolate WT05 ecotype wild-type chromosome 6, ASM1957865v1, whole genome shotgun sequence:
- the LOC8279085 gene encoding uncharacterized protein LOC8279085 has translation MLGFKPLIRSPISSISRPIFHFTSFPLKTQLKFSKTQSGFILFAQNNSNNNQIQEPSNQEQQQNNGSPKNSGDADNDDDLRGSRNSLFNIKLGDLLLDPDPDNILAVGLTGLLAWASAQVLWQLFVVSFAILVAALKYSFIAALLVFILITLL, from the coding sequence ATGTTAGGGTTCAAACCTCTCATACGCTCaccaatttcatcaatttcaaGGCCTATCTTCCACTTCACCTCATTTCCTCTCAAAACCCAACTCAAGTTTTCCAAAACCCAATCAGGATTTATTCTCTTTGCACAAAATAACAGCAATAATAACCAAATCCAAGAACCCAGCAACCAAGAACAGCAACAAAATAATGGGTCACCTAAAAATAGCGGTGATGCTGATAACGATGATGACTTGAGAGGAAGTCGAAATTCCTTGTTTAATATCAAGTTGGGTGATCTATTACTTGACCCAGATCCTGATAATATCTTGGCTGTTGGATTGACTGGTTTACTTGCTTGGGCAAGTGCTCAAGTTCTTTGGCAGCTATttgttgtttcctttgcaatACTTGTTGCTGCtcttaaatattcttttattgctgCACTCCTTGTTTTCATTCTCATCACTCTTCTTTAa
- the LOC8279084 gene encoding PP2A regulatory subunit TAP46 gives MEDLPLPALFEQAHKIHAAATESGADQEMVKKGCEALHKCEEMINKLGLFSVNETKDDISTSNLKYTLVPYYLAELTEKIAQDDRIQILKASQAKLKEFLSFCEAMELVPQEELQASSQGGSNSFAERRAQKIARFNRQRAAQAKLLEIKERKERRGRSNRATALSTPVEAGEEDVLDDDGEEEREAWLTTISLAICKAFDLLELLKREEEMLSAVKERQLKEGDKEFSQAVLDDRTKNAEAWHRGAATRALYTKPAPPITCATFAQDVLEGRAQVSQAHDHKHQPMIFGPASLVGGSLTSERERMVAQVFQPTHRLPTMSIEEAGLREMEMMNNWQERNAKLMAEANSAWYKDDQRLKSGEEEDEDNDDDAAVQKARAWDDWKDDNPRGAGNKKLTPCG, from the exons ATGGAGGACTTGCCTCTTCCAGCTCTCTTCGAGCAGGCACACAAGATCCATGCAGCCGCTACAGAGTCCGGTGCTGATCAA GAAATGGTTAAAAAGGGATGCGAGGCACTTCATAAATGTGAGGAAATGATAAACAAGTTAGGGCTATTCTCTGTCAATGAAACTAAAGATGATATTAGCACCTCTAATCTTAAATATACTCTg GTACCGTATTATCTTGCTGAGCTCACTGAAAAAATTGCACAAGATGATAGGATTCAAATTCTTAAGGCTTCACAGGCTAAGCTAAAG gaattcctttctttttgtgaGGCAATGGAACTTGTACCACAAGAAGAGCTGCAAGCATCCTCTCAAGGGGGCTCAAATTCTTTTGCGGAAAGAAGGGCCCAAAAG ATTGCCCGGTTCAATCGTCAAAGAGCTGCGCAAGCGAAGCTTCTTGAAATAAAGGAGCGGAAAGAGCGGCGAGGTCGTTCAAATAGAGCAACTGCTTTGTCAACTCCAGTTGAGGCTGGAGAGGAAGATGTGTTGGATGAtgatggagaagaagaaagggag GCTTGGCTCACTACCATCTCATTGGCCATTTGTAAG GCATTTGATTTGCTCGAACTGCTAAAGAGGGAGGAAGAAATGCTTTCTGCTGTAAAAGAAAGACAACTAAAG GAAGGGGATAAAGAATTTTCTCAGGCTGTTCTTGATGATCGAACCAAGAACGCGGAAGCTTGGCATCGTGGTGCTGCTACTCGAGCACTATACACAAAGCCAGCACCACCAATCACCTGTGCTACTTTTGCTCAAGATGTTCTGGAAGGGAGAGCACAGGTTTCACAGGCACATGACCATAAGCACCAGCCAATGATATTTGGACCAGCAAGTCTTGTAGGTGGCAGTCTAACAAGTGAGAGGGAAAGAATGGTAGCACAGGTCTTCCAACCTACCCATAG GTTGCCAACCATGAGTATAGAGGAAGCTGGGTTAAGGGAAATGGAGATGATGAATAATTGGCAAGAGAGAAATGCTAAACTCATGGCAGAAGCCAACTCTGCATGGTACAAGGATGATCAGAGGCTAAAATCAGGGGAGGAAGAAGACGaagataatgatgatgatgccgCCGTACAGAAGGCAAGAGCGTGGGATGACTGGAAAGATGATAATCCTCGGGGTGCTGGTAATAAAAAGCTTACCCCTTGTGGTTAA